In the genome of Bosea sp. BIWAKO-01, the window GAGCCCATCGATTCCGCCATCCAGCGCCAGGAGCGGATCATAGGCGCGCACACCCACATCCAACCCGGGAATCTCATCGCCCGGAATATAGGGCGGATTGGAGACGATCAGATCGAAGCGCCCCTCAAGGCCCTTCACCCAGTCGCCTTCTCGAAACGCCGCGCGGTCACCGACGCCATTTGCAAGGGCATTTGCGGCGGCGACCTTGCAGGCCTCTCCCGACAGGTCGATGCCCAGCCCCCTGGCCTGCCTGAACTCACTCAGGATCGCGATGAGCAGGCAGCCCGTACCAGTCCCGAGATCCAGTATCGACAACGCGTCCCCGCGCCTCTCGCGCAGGGTATCGAGCGCGGCCTCGACGATCGTCTCGGTATCGGGGCGTGGCTCCAGCGTCGCCGGCGAGAGCTTGAAGCTCAGCCCCCAGAATTCCCGCTCGCCGAGGATGCGCCAGACAGGTTCGCCTGCCAGCCGCCGCACGGCGTAGCCATCCAGATCCGCGGCGGCCCGATCACCGAGCAGAGCATCGTCCTTTGCGCCCCCGGCCCCAGTCACGGCTTCAACGAGAAGACGCGCATCAAGAACCGGCGTATCGCCCCCCGCAGCGCGAAGACGAGCCGCAAGCTGTCGCCGCGCCTCCCGGATGGTCAGCGCGCCGACAGCTTGCGGCGAAGGCGTTACGGCGTCGCCACCGCTCTGCAGTGGCGACGTCACTGGGCTGGTGCTCGCATCTATATCAATTGCCCTGCATCTTCTGGCCCACGCAATTCTTCATCTTCTGATTGATTGAAGCCTTGCTCTCGCGCGCTCCGCGCATTTCCTGCGAACATGCTTTGCGCGCCTGCGACTGCGTCATCGCATTCTGCAGGGGCGCGGGCTGTCCTTGGACGACGCGACCAAAGGTCTGGTTCTGGGCTTCAGCGGCACCTGCGGTAGCCAGCGCCATCAGACCGGTCATCGCAATTACTGAAACAAGTTTCATGGTTTCCTCCAGCCTGTTTTCACGTCGATACGGAAACAACGCCAGTCCACGAAAAAGGTTTCACGCCCCGCTTTGCGCTGCAAGCAATGTCGCCTGGCGCTCCGCAGTAAGGGCATCGATGATCTCGTCGAGCGCCAGCCCCTGCATCATCTCGTCGAGCTTGTAGAGCGTCAGGTTGATGCGGTGGTCCGTCACGCGACCCTGCGGGAAATTATAGGTACGGATCCGCTCGGACCGGTCACCGGAGCCGATCTGCGAGCGTCGGTCCGCCGCGCGTTCGGCGTCGGCCTTCATCCGCTCCATGTCGTAGAGCCGGGCGCGCATCAACTCGAAGGCGCGCGCCTTGTTCTTGTGCTGCGAGCGCTCGTCCTGGACCACGACCACGATCCCGCTCGGAATATGGGTCAGGCGGACGGCCGATTCGGTCTTGTTGACGTGCTGGCCGCCGGCGCCCCCGGCACGCATCGTGTCGATGCGCAGATCGTTGTCATTAAGCGCGACATCGACCTCCGTCGCCAAAGGCAGCATCGCCACCGTCGCGGCCGAAGTATGAATGCGGCCGCTCGCCTCGGTATCCGGCACGCGCTGCACGCGGTGAACCCCGGATTCAAACTTCAGCTTGGCATAGACGCCCCGGCCCGCGATCTCCGCGATGACTTCCTTGTAGCCACCAACCGTGCCTTCACTCTCCGAGATGATGTCGACGCTCCAGCCCTTCTGCGAGGCGTAGCGCTGATACATCCGCAGCAGGTCCCCGGCGAAGAGCGAGGCCTCGTCACCGCCGGTGCCGGCCCGGATTTCCAGAATGACGCCGCGTTCGTCGGCGGCATCCTTCGGCAGGAGAGCGACCAGGATTTCGCGGGCCCGCGCGTCAATCTCGATTCGAGCGGAGTCGCGCTCCTCATAGGCGAGATCGCGAAAGTCGCTGTCGGTCGCCGGATCGTCGATCAGCGCCTGCGCTTCGTCGAGGGAGGCCTGCGCATTGCGCCAGGCGGCAATCGCGGCAACGACGGGCTCGAGCTCCGCCAGTTCCTTGGCGAGCTCCACCGTACGCACGGCATCGGTCGAACGGTTGATCTCGTCGGTCGCAACAGCGTGGCGTGCGACGATGCCGTCGAGACGGTCTTGAGGGAGCTGAAGGGACATCAGGAACTCGGAAACACTGTTTGGGGACCGGTGAAGCGGGCGTCAGTCTCGCTAGACCGGCACTTTCAATTCAGTCGCCAGTGCCGAAAGCTGCGAACGCAGGCTCGATGCACCTTCGGAAGAGGCAAGCATCCAATCCATACGCTCGCGCAACTTCCTGACGTCAAGGGCGCGCAGCATCGCCTTGACCGGCCCGAACGACGCCGCCGACATCGAGAAGGAGCGATAACCCAGGCCGATCAGCGCCATCGTCTCCAGCGGCTTGCCACCCATCTCACCGCAGACCGAGACCGGGCAACCTGCCTCGCCCGCAGCCTCGACGATCGTACGCAGTGCGCGGAGCGCTGCAACGCAAAGCGGATCGAAGCGCTCGGACACCCGTCGGTTCTCACGATCGGCCGCGAACAGGAACTGCATCAGGTCATTGGTGCCGATCGACAGGAAGTCGGCCTCGCGCGAGATTTCTGCCAGTTCGAACAGCAGCGATGGCACTTCGACCATGACGCCGAGCTCGAGATTGGTGGGCGCCGGACGCTCCTGCTTCTCCATCATGGCGAGTTCGCGGCGCACGATGAAGCGCGCGCGCAGGAACTCGTCCACGGTCGCGACCATGGGCAGCATGATGCGCATGTCCTGGCCGGCTCCGGCCCGCAGCATCGCCCTGATCTGGCCGCGCAGCAGGCGCGGCTTGTCGAGGCCGATCCGGATCGCGCGCCACCCGAGCGCCGGATTCTCTTCCTCGACGCGCTCCATATAGGGCAGCACCTTGTCGCCGCCGATATCGAGCGTCCGGAAGACCACCGGCCGACCCTGCGCCGCCTTGAGCACAGCCCCGTAGAGCGCTTGCTGCTCGGTCGTCGTCGGCATGTGCTGAGCGACCATGAATTGCAGTTCGGTGCGAAACAGCCCGATCCCTGCGGCGGCGGTCTCGTCGAGACTGTGCATGTCGACCAGAAGGCCGGCATTGATCTGGAGGTTGATCTCGACCCCGTCCTTGGTGACGGCCGGCAGATCCTTGAGCTTGCGGTACTGTTCCTGCTTGCGGGCGCGCAGGCGGGCCTTGTCCTTGTAAGCGTTCTCGACATCCGGCTGCGGACGGATCTGCACCTCGCCAGCCTGGCCGTCGACGATGACCGCGTCGCCTGCCTGGATCAGCGCGGTTGCGTTGACGATCTCGCCGACAGCCGGAATGCCAAGCGCCCGCGCCACGATGGCGATGTGGCTCGTCGGCCCGCCTTCCTCAAGGATGAGCCCGCGCAAACGGACCCGGTCATAATCGAGCAGGGCCGCCGGCCCCATCGAGCGGGCGATCAGGATGGCGTTCTCGGGCAGTTTCTCGTGTGCGACGCCATTCGCCTTGCCCATCAGGGTTCGCAGCAGCCGATTGGCGAGATCGTCGAGATCGTGCAGCCGCTCCCTGAGATAGGGGTCGGTCTGGCGCAGCATCTTGGCGCGGGTGTCGGATTGCACACGCTCGACCGCCGCCTCGGCGGTGAGGCCGGTCATCACCACCTCGCGCATGCGCCTGAGCCAACCCTGGTCATGGGCGAACATGCGGAAGGTTTCGAGGACGTCGCGGTGCTCACCGGTGTGAGCCACGTCGCCGCGCTCGATCAGTTCGTCGATCGCGGTGCGCATCTCGGCGATGGCGGCCTCGAGGCGCTTGACCTCGCGGGCGGGATTCTCGGCGATCAGATTGGTGATCGCGACCCGGGGTTCGTGGAGGACGGCGTGGCCGAGCCCGACACCATCCGCCAGCTTGACGCCGACGCCATGGATCGGTCGGTCGAGGCCGATCATGCTGCCGGGCGGCGCCAGCGATTTCAGCCCGCCGGCCGCGATCATCTCCGCCATGATCATGGCGGTGGTCTGCAGCGTCTCGATCTCTTCCTCGTTGTAGAGACGCGACGCGCGGTTCTGGATGACGAGGACGCCCATGACGGCGCCGCCTCGCAGGATCGGGACGCCGAGGAAGGAATGGTAGATCTCTTCGCCCGTCTCCGGACGATAGGAGAAGGCCGGGTGCGACTGCGCGTCGGACAGGGCGAGAGGCTCGGCCTCGCTCGCGATCAAGCCAACGAGCCCCTCGTCGGCGCGCATCCGGGTCAGGTGCACCGCCTCGCGATTCAGGCCCTCTGTCGCGTAGAGTTCAAGCGAACCGTCCTCGAGCAGGACATAGACGGAACAGACTTCCGCGACCAGATTGCCGGCGATCAGGACGACAAGCCGATCCAGCCGCTCTTGCGGGCTGACGGGCGCTGCCATGACCTCACGGAGACGGCGCAGCAGAACGCCCGGACCTCCGAGAGCGCCTCGCATCAAATCGGCCCTCCGCCCGCCTCCTCAGACATCGTTGCCGATGCCGCTCGCAGACCTGATACCTGGCTCCGGATGAGTCGGCAGCATGCCCCGGTTCTTGTCGCCTTCTAGCGAGCGAAAGGAGTGTTCGGCAAGGGCCGCCGTTACAACCCCGAGGTGAAATCGGCGGCAGTGCTTCTCATTAATGCGGCAAGCGCCCATTTCCAGCCGCGATTTGTGACAGATCCGACAATGTCGGAACGGTCGTTGCGGCGCCGCTTGCGGATTTGGCTGGAGCCCGCGAAGTTGCCGGTCGCTGCTTGGGTCCGGTCGCCGGCTTGGCGCGAACCGCCCGCTTGGCCGCTGGGCGCGTCACCGGAAACCCGGCTTCGCCCTCGGAGAGCGCGGCAAGATAGGTCTCGGTCCACCAGCCGATATCGGTTGCGGCGATGGTGGCGTAGAGCTTCTCGAAACGCCGGATTCGTTCTGGCTTCGGCATAACCAGCGCCTGCTGGATCGCCTCCGACATTTCCGAGAGATCGTAGGGATTGACGATCAGAGCGTCCTTCATCTGCCGCGCCGCCCCTGCAAAGCGCGAGAGGACCAGCACGCCGGGATCGGCGGGATCCTGCGCCGCGATGTATTCCTTGGCGACCAGATTCATGCCGTCGCGCATCGGCGTGACCAGCCCGACTTGGGCACGGCGATAGAAGCCGGCCAGGACATTGCGGGAATAGGCCTTCTTGACCACGCGGATCGGCGTCCAGTCGAATTCGCCCAGCGCCGCGTTGATCCGCCCGGCCGTCTCGTCCGACTGGCGATCGAGTTCGGCATATTCAGGAACATCCGAGCGGGAGGGTGGCGCGATCTGCAGCATGCCGACACGGCCGCGCTGCTCGGGATTTTCCAGCAGGAAGCGCTCGAAGGCCTCCAGGCGCTGGACGATTCCCTTGGAGTAATCCAGGCGATCGACGCCGATGACCAACTTGCGGTCGCCAAAGGCCTCCGTCGCGCGCCGGATCGATACCGCGGTCGTACGCGCGGAACTCGTCGCAAGCTTGCGAAAGCCCTCGACATCGATGCCGATCGGGAAGGGTTTGACCTGGATCGAACGCCGACCGAGGCGAACCCCGTCGCCATCGGCCTTTGCGCCGCAGAGATTGACCAGTCCGCTCACCACATTGCGCGCATCGATTTCGGTCTGCAGCCCTACGAGGTCATAGGCGCCGACCGTCTTCATCAGGGTGATGCTGGAGGGCAGGGCGCCAAAGACCTCGGAGGGCGGCCAGGGGATGTGGTGGAAATAGCCGATCCGGTTCTTCACCCCGAGCCGCCGAAGTTCCGCAGCCAAGGGGATCAGATGATAATCGTGAACCCAGATCAGGTCGTCCGGCCGCAACATCGCGACGAGCGCCTTGGCAAAGCGGCGATTGACGGCGAGATAGCCCGCATAGTCGGCTCGCGAAAACTCGGTCAGACCGAGGCGGTAATGCATGTTCGGCCAAAGGGCGCGGTTCGAGAAGCCGAGATAATAGGTCTGCCGCTCCTCTTCGCTCAGATCGGTCACCGCATAGGTCACCTTGCCGCGCTGGAGCGTCCGCACCGCGCGGGTCTTCTCTTCGCTGACATGCCCGCTCCAGCCGAACCAGAGCCCGCCATGCTTCTCCAACGCCTCACGTAACGCCACGGCCAGACCGCCAGCGGCGACCTTCTCGCTGCGATCGGGAATGGTGACGCGATTGGAAACGATGACGAGACGCATGTCCGGGAATACTCCGATCAGCCGGCTGCCCGAATTTCGACACCGGAAGCGGGAACAGAACGCGCCGGCGCACGTAATGTTTCCCAGGGGCTTCGGATATCAGATGGCGAAGCCGCGTCAGGCTCGCGTTGAAATCATGATGACTGTGGCAAAGTGAAAGCAGAATGTGGCAAGTTCACTAGCATCCGCCCATCGCGCGGATGATGCAAGAACCCTCGCTCAGGCATCGGACAGCTCACCTGTCGTTCTTTCGCCCGTTTCGTCACGCAAACAGAACGAGATGATGGAACTGATCGAATCGGAATCTACCAACGAATCCCGCGACTTCACCAAGATGGCGAAGCAGGTCGCTCTGTTTCTCGATTTTGACGGAACGCTGGTCGAAATTGCGCCGATGCCCGACGAGGTCAAACTCGACAGGCAACTCGCGCCGGCGCTCGATACGTTGCGCTCGGCGCTGGGCGGAGCGTTGGCGCTTGTCTCCGGGCGTCCGATCCCCGACCTCGACGGGTTTCTCGCCCCCTATCACTTCGACATCGCCGGCCTTCATGGCGCACAGATCCGCCTCGCGGGAGCCATCCGCAGCCAGGCGGATGCTCCCGAAGCCCTGCGCGAAGCGCTGCGGGAGCTCATCCGTTTCGCAAACAGCCATGTCGGCATCCTCGTGGAGGACAAACGGATCTCGGCCGCCCTGCACTGGCGTCTGGCGCCGCAACTCCAGGATGAAGCCCTCGCGCTGGTCAGGAAGCTTGCCGCCGGAATGGGCCCGTCCGTGCGCTTGCAGGAAGGCAAGTCGGTCGCCGAGCTGGTCCCGGCCGGTGCCAGCAAGGGCAACGCCATTTCCTGGCTGATGCGGGAAGCACCCTATAGCGGCCGGACACCGGTCTTCATCGGCGACGACATTACCGACGAGGCGGGCTTTGCCACGGTGAACGCGCTGGGCGGCCTGTCGATCCGCATCGGTGCGGGCGAGACCTGTGCCGGCCGGCGCCTCGCCTCCCCGACAGCGCTCCGCACCATCCTGCTCGCTGCCGCAGAAAGCGGCAGCCTGACGACCGACGCTTTCTGCCAAGGCTGATCATGACCGTAGAAACCTCCACCACGGCGCGGCATTCCGCCTCGCTCGATCTCGGCGTGATCGGCAATTGCTCGATCGCCGCACTCATCGACCGGCGCGCCCATATCGTCTGGGGCTGCTTTCCCCGCTTCGACCGCGACCCGGTTTTCTGTTCGCTGATCGACAACAAACCCGATGATGGCGACGCCATGCCCGAGAAGGGCGTGTTCGCGATCGAGCTCGTCGGCATGACCCGGTGCGAACAGAGCTATCTCGACAACACCGCGATCCTCTCCTCCGTCCTGTCCGACGACCAGGGCAACGCCATCGAGATTCTCGATTTCGCACCGCGTTTCGTGCGCTACGAGCGTTCCTTCCGGCCGCCGCTGCTGGTGCGGCGCGTGCGCCGGCTTTCGGGCCGGCCGCGTATCCGGGTCGTGCTGAAGCCATGTCTCGGCCTCGGCGAACTGCCGGACGAGATCACCCGCGGCTCCAACCATGTCCGCTATGTCGGCGCGGACCAGACGATCCGGCTGACGACGGATGCGCCGATCTCCTATGTGATGGACAGCGTCCCCTTCGCGGTCGACCGGACCTTCTCCTTCTTCATCGGCTCAGACGAGGCATTGCGCGCCGAGATCGAGACGACCGCGCGCGAGTTCCTGGACAAGACGACGGATTACTGGCGCGACTGGGTGCGCTCCCTCTCCATCCCCTTCGAGTGGCAGCAGGAGGTCATTCGCGCCTCGATCACGCTGAAGCTTTGCAGTTTCGAGGAGAGCGGCGCCATCGTCGCCGCGCTGACCACCTCGATTCCGGAAGCTCCCGGCACCCAGCGCAACTGGGACTACCGCTTCTGCTGGCTGCGCGACGCCTATTTCGTCGTGCATGCGCTCAATCGGCTGGGCACGACGCGGACGATGGAGGATTATCTCGGCTTCATCACCAATATCGTCGACACCTTCTCCGAGAGCGGTGCGGAGCATCTGCCGCCGCTCTACCCGATCACGCGCGGCGGCGCGCTGACCGAATTCGAGGTGCCGAACCTGTCAGGCTATCGCGGGCACCAGCCGGTGCGCGTCGGCAACGGCGCTGCGACGCAAATCCAGAACGACGGCTACGGCGCCGTGGTGCTCGCGGCGACGCATTCCTTCTTCGACCGCCGCCTGATCCAGCCCGGCAAGGACGCGCTCTTCGGGCAGCTCGAACGCATGGGCGAGCTCGCGATCGCCGTCTTCGACAAGCCCGATGCCGGCCCGTGGGAGCTGCGCGAGAGGCAGGTCGTGCATTCCTTCTCCAGCGTGATGTGCTGGGCGGCCTGCGACCGGCTCGCACGCATCGCCGGCACGCTCGGGCGCACGGACCGCAAGGACTATTGGCGGGCCGAGGCCAAACGCCTCAAGAGCGTCATCACCGACCAGATCTGGAATCAGGAGAAGGGCACCTTCGTCTCGACCTTCGGCGGTAGCGATCTCGACGCTACCCTGCTGCTGATCGCGGAGCTCGGCTTCGTAAAGGCCGAGGATCCACGCTATATTGCAACTGTCGAGACCATCGGCCGCGAACTCGGCCGCGGCGACCTTCTGCTGCGCTACGGCACACAGGACGATTTCGGCTTCATGCATACCGGCTTCCTGATCTGCGCCTTCTGGTATGTCGACGCGCTGCATGCGATCGGCCGGCGCGACGAAGCCAAGGACCTGTTCTGCCGCATCTTGAAACGGCGCAACAGCTTTGGCCTGCTTTCGGAGGATGCCGATCTCGAAACCGGCGAGCTCTGGGGCAATTTTCCGCAGACCTATTCCATGGTCGGGCTCATCAACTCGGCGATGCGGCTCAGCCGAAATTGGGAAGAGGCGTTCTGAGGGTGCACTGAAACCATGGGGCCATTCCCGCCATCGACGCTCGCCCCAGGAGCGAGCATCGATGCCGTTGCGTCGCCGCCCTGTCAGCAGCGGTTCGACCGGCGGATGGTCGGCACGCGGCCGCGCATCCGCGCCGGGGCAATCCGCCCGGACCTCACTCCATGCGCGCAGCCGTGCGCATCACGGCAAGCGCCAGCACCTGCGCGGCCGGCACGATGCTCTCGACTTCGAGGAATTCGTCGGGAGTGTGCGCCATTCCGCCGATCGGGCCGACAGAGCACAGCGTCGGGCAACCCTGCGCCGCAGTGAAACCGGAATCCGCGCAGCCGCCGGTAAACTCGGCGCTGACGCTGATCCCGAAGCTCGCGGCGGCATCACGATAGGTATCGTAGAGGGCAACGGCCTCAGGGGTTCGCTCCAGCGGCACGAACTCGCCCTTGATCGTCAGTTTCGCACTCGAGCCTTCAACGATGGGGGTCTCGATGATGCCGCGGATCGCGCTGACCAGTTCATCGCGCTGAGCGGCCGTGACATAGCGCAGATCGATTTCGCACCAGGCATGGGGAGCGACCGTGTTGACGGTCTGGCCGCCGCCGATCAGCCCGACATTGACGGTGACGCCTCGTTCGAGGTCGGTCAGTCCCTGCAGCTTCGGGATCTTGTGGCCGAGGTCGACAATGGCCGAGACGCCCTTCTCGTAATTTGCGCCGGAATGGGCGGCCTTGCCGACGAATTCGGCACGCATGAAGACGCCGCCCTTGCGGCCGCTGGTGATCGACTGCTTGTGATCGCGCAGAAACTCGGTGCCGGGTGGCAGCCGGCTCGGCTCGGCGTTGAAGACACAGCGCGATTCACGCGCCGCCGCCTCGATGATCGGGCGTGAAGAGGGCGAAGCGATTTCCTCGTCGCTCGTCGTCAGCATGGTGAGCGGAGCGGAAAGCCCACCGCATTCGGCAAAGGCGGCGGCGACGAAGGCCTCGATGACGAGACCAGCCTTCATGTCGGCGACACCGGGACCATAGGCCCGGCCTGCCTTGATGGTGAAGGGTCGGCGCGTCGGCTCGCCCTCAGGGAAGACGGTGTCGCGATGTCCCAGCAACAGCACCGGGCGCTGGTCGTTGGCGGCCGGGTTCGGCAGTCGCGCCTTGACGGCATCGCCGTAGCGGGCATCCGGGATGATCTCGACGCTGAGCCCGTTCGCTTCGTGGAACCGGGCGAGCACCTGCCCTGCCCTGTCGACGCCCGGCTTGTCATAGGAGCCGGAGTCAGTGTCGACCATCTCGCGCAGGAGCGCGACCATCGCGTCCTTGCGGCTGGCAAGCCACGCCGTCACCTTGGCTTCGTCGGGGGTCAACTCACTCATGGCCTGCGCTCTCTTGGTTCCGAATGGGACCGCGAAGCTAGAGCAGGACGGCGCAGCCTGGGAACGGGCATTTGCGCCGGACTGCCCTGCTTTCGCCGAGCAGACCTCACCACGAGAATGGCCCGCCGCATCGCGGCGAGCCTCATCGGCTTTCCCGAAAGCGGCAACCGACTTGTTCGGGCCGATGCCCAAACTGCCCGGTTAAGCGCCTTGGGCGAGATGCGTGATGGCTGCAGCAACGCCACCGGCACCATGCGGGATATTCTGCGCCTGCAACGCCATTTCGACAGCGCTCAGGCTGCCAAGCACCATCGGTGCATTGACATGGCCCATATGGGCAATGCGAAAGGCCTTGCCGGCGAGATCCCCGATCGCGAGCCCGAGCGTCACGCCACAGACCGTGCGCGCATAATCGGTGATCGCACTCGGGTCGCACTGAACGAGGATGGTCGTGACCGAGGGCGCCCGCTGCGATGGTTCCTCGATATTGCAGGTCAGGGCCTGCCCCTCGGCCCATCGCGACATGGCAGCGTGGGTTGCCCCTGCAAGCAGGGCATGGCGGCGCCAGACGGCCTCCAGCCCCTCCTCGAGGATCATGTCGAGCGCGGCGCGCAGGCCGAACATCAGATGCTCGGGCGGCGTACCGAAATGCTTCATGTAGAGGAGCGGGCTCAGCCGGGAGGTCCAATCCCAATAGGGCGTCCTCATCGTCGCGTGCGGATGCGCATGCAGCGCCTTCCCGCTCGCCGCGACGAAGGCCAGCCCGGGCGGAGTCATCAGGCCCTTCTGCGAGGCCGACATCGCGATGTCGACCCCCCAATCGTCCATCTCGAACTGCATGCAGCCCAGCGAGGCGACGCCATCGATCATATACAAGGCTGGATGACCTGCGGCATCGATTGCCTTGCGCACGGCCTGCACATCGTTGACGACGCCGGACGCCGTATCGATCTGCACCATGAGCACGGCCTTGATCTCATGGTTCGTGTCGCGCCGCAGGCGCTCCTCGACGGCCACCGGATCGACCGCCGCGCGCCATGACCCGCCCAGGATCTCGACATCTGCCCC includes:
- the prfA gene encoding peptide chain release factor 1, which codes for MSLQLPQDRLDGIVARHAVATDEINRSTDAVRTVELAKELAELEPVVAAIAAWRNAQASLDEAQALIDDPATDSDFRDLAYEERDSARIEIDARAREILVALLPKDAADERGVILEIRAGTGGDEASLFAGDLLRMYQRYASQKGWSVDIISESEGTVGGYKEVIAEIAGRGVYAKLKFESGVHRVQRVPDTEASGRIHTSAATVAMLPLATEVDVALNDNDLRIDTMRAGGAGGQHVNKTESAVRLTHIPSGIVVVVQDERSQHKNKARAFELMRARLYDMERMKADAERAADRRSQIGSGDRSERIRTYNFPQGRVTDHRINLTLYKLDEMMQGLALDEIIDALTAERQATLLAAQSGA
- the otsB gene encoding trehalose-phosphatase; this translates as MELIESESTNESRDFTKMAKQVALFLDFDGTLVEIAPMPDEVKLDRQLAPALDTLRSALGGALALVSGRPIPDLDGFLAPYHFDIAGLHGAQIRLAGAIRSQADAPEALREALRELIRFANSHVGILVEDKRISAALHWRLAPQLQDEALALVRKLAAGMGPSVRLQEGKSVAELVPAGASKGNAISWLMREAPYSGRTPVFIGDDITDEAGFATVNALGGLSIRIGAGETCAGRRLASPTALRTILLAAAESGSLTTDAFCQG
- the otsA gene encoding alpha,alpha-trehalose-phosphate synthase (UDP-forming), producing MRLVIVSNRVTIPDRSEKVAAGGLAVALREALEKHGGLWFGWSGHVSEEKTRAVRTLQRGKVTYAVTDLSEEERQTYYLGFSNRALWPNMHYRLGLTEFSRADYAGYLAVNRRFAKALVAMLRPDDLIWVHDYHLIPLAAELRRLGVKNRIGYFHHIPWPPSEVFGALPSSITLMKTVGAYDLVGLQTEIDARNVVSGLVNLCGAKADGDGVRLGRRSIQVKPFPIGIDVEGFRKLATSSARTTAVSIRRATEAFGDRKLVIGVDRLDYSKGIVQRLEAFERFLLENPEQRGRVGMLQIAPPSRSDVPEYAELDRQSDETAGRINAALGEFDWTPIRVVKKAYSRNVLAGFYRRAQVGLVTPMRDGMNLVAKEYIAAQDPADPGVLVLSRFAGAARQMKDALIVNPYDLSEMSEAIQQALVMPKPERIRRFEKLYATIAATDIGWWTETYLAALSEGEAGFPVTRPAAKRAVRAKPATGPKQRPATSRAPAKSASGAATTVPTLSDLSQIAAGNGRLPH
- the prmC gene encoding peptide chain release factor N(5)-glutamine methyltransferase, yielding MTIREARRQLAARLRAAGGDTPVLDARLLVEAVTGAGGAKDDALLGDRAAADLDGYAVRRLAGEPVWRILGEREFWGLSFKLSPATLEPRPDTETIVEAALDTLRERRGDALSILDLGTGTGCLLIAILSEFRQARGLGIDLSGEACKVAAANALANGVGDRAAFREGDWVKGLEGRFDLIVSNPPYIPGDEIPGLDVGVRAYDPLLALDGGIDGLVPYRHFARELAPFLAPGGIVIFEIGAGQEPDVAAMMRAEGFRYHGARKDLGGHERALIFSRST
- the ptsP gene encoding phosphoenolpyruvate--protein phosphotransferase, translated to MRGALGGPGVLLRRLREVMAAPVSPQERLDRLVVLIAGNLVAEVCSVYVLLEDGSLELYATEGLNREAVHLTRMRADEGLVGLIASEAEPLALSDAQSHPAFSYRPETGEEIYHSFLGVPILRGGAVMGVLVIQNRASRLYNEEEIETLQTTAMIMAEMIAAGGLKSLAPPGSMIGLDRPIHGVGVKLADGVGLGHAVLHEPRVAITNLIAENPAREVKRLEAAIAEMRTAIDELIERGDVAHTGEHRDVLETFRMFAHDQGWLRRMREVVMTGLTAEAAVERVQSDTRAKMLRQTDPYLRERLHDLDDLANRLLRTLMGKANGVAHEKLPENAILIARSMGPAALLDYDRVRLRGLILEEGGPTSHIAIVARALGIPAVGEIVNATALIQAGDAVIVDGQAGEVQIRPQPDVENAYKDKARLRARKQEQYRKLKDLPAVTKDGVEINLQINAGLLVDMHSLDETAAAGIGLFRTELQFMVAQHMPTTTEQQALYGAVLKAAQGRPVVFRTLDIGGDKVLPYMERVEEENPALGWRAIRIGLDKPRLLRGQIRAMLRAGAGQDMRIMLPMVATVDEFLRARFIVRRELAMMEKQERPAPTNLELGVMVEVPSLLFELAEISREADFLSIGTNDLMQFLFAADRENRRVSERFDPLCVAALRALRTIVEAAGEAGCPVSVCGEMGGKPLETMALIGLGYRSFSMSAASFGPVKAMLRALDVRKLRERMDWMLASSEGASSLRSQLSALATELKVPV
- a CDS encoding glycoside hydrolase family 15 protein — its product is MTVETSTTARHSASLDLGVIGNCSIAALIDRRAHIVWGCFPRFDRDPVFCSLIDNKPDDGDAMPEKGVFAIELVGMTRCEQSYLDNTAILSSVLSDDQGNAIEILDFAPRFVRYERSFRPPLLVRRVRRLSGRPRIRVVLKPCLGLGELPDEITRGSNHVRYVGADQTIRLTTDAPISYVMDSVPFAVDRTFSFFIGSDEALRAEIETTAREFLDKTTDYWRDWVRSLSIPFEWQQEVIRASITLKLCSFEESGAIVAALTTSIPEAPGTQRNWDYRFCWLRDAYFVVHALNRLGTTRTMEDYLGFITNIVDTFSESGAEHLPPLYPITRGGALTEFEVPNLSGYRGHQPVRVGNGAATQIQNDGYGAVVLAATHSFFDRRLIQPGKDALFGQLERMGELAIAVFDKPDAGPWELRERQVVHSFSSVMCWAACDRLARIAGTLGRTDRKDYWRAEAKRLKSVITDQIWNQEKGTFVSTFGGSDLDATLLLIAELGFVKAEDPRYIATVETIGRELGRGDLLLRYGTQDDFGFMHTGFLICAFWYVDALHAIGRRDEAKDLFCRILKRRNSFGLLSEDADLETGELWGNFPQTYSMVGLINSAMRLSRNWEEAF
- a CDS encoding M20 family metallopeptidase; the encoded protein is MSELTPDEAKVTAWLASRKDAMVALLREMVDTDSGSYDKPGVDRAGQVLARFHEANGLSVEIIPDARYGDAVKARLPNPAANDQRPVLLLGHRDTVFPEGEPTRRPFTIKAGRAYGPGVADMKAGLVIEAFVAAAFAECGGLSAPLTMLTTSDEEIASPSSRPIIEAAARESRCVFNAEPSRLPPGTEFLRDHKQSITSGRKGGVFMRAEFVGKAAHSGANYEKGVSAIVDLGHKIPKLQGLTDLERGVTVNVGLIGGGQTVNTVAPHAWCEIDLRYVTAAQRDELVSAIRGIIETPIVEGSSAKLTIKGEFVPLERTPEAVALYDTYRDAAASFGISVSAEFTGGCADSGFTAAQGCPTLCSVGPIGGMAHTPDEFLEVESIVPAAQVLALAVMRTAARME
- a CDS encoding alanine--glyoxylate aminotransferase family protein, which codes for MSVANGRALLAIPGPTTIPDRVLQAMMRPAEELSSKPILDLTETLLSDLRKIFRTKGETFIYAANGHGGWEAALTNVLSRGDRILVLASGRFAVGWGEMARFLGADVEILGGSWRAAVDPVAVEERLRRDTNHEIKAVLMVQIDTASGVVNDVQAVRKAIDAAGHPALYMIDGVASLGCMQFEMDDWGVDIAMSASQKGLMTPPGLAFVAASGKALHAHPHATMRTPYWDWTSRLSPLLYMKHFGTPPEHLMFGLRAALDMILEEGLEAVWRRHALLAGATHAAMSRWAEGQALTCNIEEPSQRAPSVTTILVQCDPSAITDYARTVCGVTLGLAIGDLAGKAFRIAHMGHVNAPMVLGSLSAVEMALQAQNIPHGAGGVAAAITHLAQGA